Within Deinococcus actinosclerus, the genomic segment CGAGGGCGGTGAGGTCCAGGCGACTCTGGCGCATCGGCAGGGCGGGCTGGGCGCCCAGCGTGGTCGCGAAGGTTTCCCCGGCGGGACTGCGGCTGCTCGTGCCGAAGGTGAGGGTGCCGCGTCCCAGCTCGTCGGCGTGGGTCAGCAGCCGGGTCAGGACCGCGCGGCCCAGGCCCTGGCGGCGGGCGGTGGGGTGCACGGTGAGGCGCAGGTGGGCCATGTGGGTGTTCTGCGTAAGGTCATACGACAGGCTGCCCCAGGCCAGCGCGCGCTCGCCGTCCCACACGGCGTAGTGCGCGCTGCGTTCGGTGGGCAGCTGGTGCGTGAGGCCCACGGCCTCGGTTTCGGGCAGGAGGGCCGGGTCGTCCGGGTGGGTGTGCGCGAAGGCGTCGGCGAGCAGCTGCCCGACGGCCAGGCGCTGGGCGGGGGTGGCGGCGTGAGGATCGAAGGGGGTCACGGTGGGCGCGGCGGGCCAGCCGGGGGCCGGGATGGCCTGGGGCTCCGGGGTGTTGGGCGCAGTGGAGGTCATGCCAGCAGTGTGCCCTGAGCCCGTCAGCGCGGCATGCGCCGGATGGCGGAGGGGGCGGATAGGCCAGATCGGCCCTTGCGGGACGCTACGCTGGGCGGGTGTTCGCGCATGCCATCGGGTTTGACGACGCTCCCTTCGCGCACGGCTGGCGGGGTGACGTGCCGGTCATCGGGACCGTGTACGCCCGCATCACGCTGCACGGTGTGGTGAGTGGCCGGGTGCGGCGCGACGGGCGCAACAGCACCCCCGAACTGGCCCGGCTGGTGAACGCCTCGCCCGAGCACCTCCAGCTCATCCTGCTCCAGGGCATCGCGCTGGCGGGCTTCAACGTCGTGGACCTGCACGCGCTGCGCGCGCAGACGGGCAAACCCGTGCTGGTCGTGGCGCGCCGCGCTCCGGACCTGACGCGTATCCGCTCGGCCCTCCTGACCCGCGTGCCCGGCGGGGCGCGCAAGTGGGCGCTGATCGAGGCCGCCGGGCCGATGGAGCCCTGCGCGGGGGTGTTCGTGCAGCGCGCCGGGCTCACGCTGGCGCAGGCCGAGGCGGCCCTGGGGGCCTTCACCGTCACGGGCCGCGTCCCGGAACCGCTGCGGGCCGCGCACCTGATCGCGCGGGGCGTCACGCAGGGCCACAGCCGGGGCGGGCGCGTCTGACGCCCGGCCCGTGATCCTCGGGGACCGCCGCGCCCCCTCTTTCCCCTCTCCTGAAATCTCAAGGCTTCCATCAGGTGCGGTCAGCCTGCCGTCACGCGCTCCGGGCACACTGGGTCTCATGAAAAGCAACCTGACTGCCCTGCTGGCCCTCGGTACCGCCGCTGCCCTGAGCACCGCCGGTGCCCAGGCGAAGATCAGCGCCCAGAGCATCATCGTGAACCCCACCCAGCCTGACCTGAGCGTCAGCGTGCGCGTGAACAAGGACACGACCGGCAACCAGAACCCCGCGTACCGCATCGACGAGCCGATCAGCGTCAGCACCACCGTCAACCGCGACGCGTACGTGTACCTGTTCAACGTGAACCCCGACGGCAGCGTCGACCAGATCCTCCCCAACCGCCTGAGCGGCGAGAACTTCGTCAAGGCGAACACCACCACCACCTTCCCCGCCGCCGGCGCGAACTTCACGTACACCGTGGGCGGCCCCATCGGGCAGAACAAGGTGCTGGCCCTGGCCAGCCTCACCCCGCTGAACCTCACGCAGATCAGCGAATTCAAGACTGCGCAGGACCAGTTCGCCACCGTCAAGACCCAGGGCGGCCAGACCGGCCTCGCCCAGGCGCTGAGCATCGTGGTCAACCCCCTGCCCCAGAACAGCTGGGTGAGCGACACCGCGTTCTACACCGTCGCCGCGCAGAACCCCGTCAGCACCGGCAGCCTGTTCGTCGGCACGAACGTCGGCAACGCCACCGTCACCCTGAACGGCCAGCGCCTGGGCGGCGCGAACGTCACCTACAGCAACCTGCGCCCCGGCAGCTACCCCGTGCGGGTGCAGGCCCCCGGCTACAGTGACTTCAGCACCACCGTCACCATCCGCGCCGGCGGCACCACCAACCTGAACGTCGAGTTCGCGCAGCCCATCGCCGCGCCCGTCAGCAGCGGCAACCCGGTCCTCGACCTGATCGGCAACCTGCTCGGCGCGATCGCCGGCACCACCATCCAGGACCCGGCCCGCAGCGCCTACGACCAGAAGGTCCGCGACCTGCAGAACATGGGCTACACCCTGCAGCAGACCCGTCAGACGACCACCGGCTACACCGGCACGCTCGTGAAGGGCGCGACCACCGCCACCCTGACCGTGGACCGCGGCGTGAACCGCACCGTGCGCGTGAACGTCAGCGAGACCACCACCTACCAGTACTGATCCACCACATGAAAGGGGGCCGCGCAGCGAATGTGCGGCCCCCTTTCTGCTGTTGCTGGTCAGGCCTGCATCTGCCCGCGCAGGAACGCCATCAGGCCCCGGATGTGCTCGCGGTCGAAGCGGAACTCCACGCCCGCCGCGCGGTACAGCTCGGGCACGCTGACGGTGCTGCCCAGGCGCAGGCTGGCGCGGTAGCGGTCCAGTGCGCCCGCCGGGTCCGCCTGCGCGGCGCGCCAGATGCCGGTCGCTGCGAGATAACACATGGCGTACTCGATGTAGTAGAAGGGCACCTGGAACACGTGGTAGTACTGCCAGCCCTTCGCGCGGGCCCGCTCGTCCAGACCGTCCCAGTTCACGAACGGGTGGAAGGTCCGGTCGAGTTCCAGCCACTTGGCGTCCAGCGCCTCGGTGCCGACGTCCTCTGGCGCCTCGGCGTACAGCCAGTGCTGGAAGGCGTCCATCTGCGCCGCCCAGGGCAGGAACGCGATCACACCTTCCAGCTGCTTCTGGCGGTAGCGGCTCAGTTCCTCGGGCGTGAACACGTGCCCCAGATGGTCCAGCGTCAGGAACTCCATGGCCATGCTGGGAATCTCCACGAACTCGATGGGGCTCCAGCGGTTCCACACGAGCGGCTGCGCGTCCCCGCTGTAGAAGCCGTGAAAGGCGTGCCCCATCTCGTGGAACAGCACGCGGACGTCCTCGGCGGTGCCCACCACGTTCATCAGTACGAACGGTTCGTTGTGAGTGGGGAAGTACTGACAGTACGCGTGCGTCATCTTGCCCGGGCGGGATTCCAGGTCCAGCAGACCGCCCGCGCGCATCTGCCCGAAGCGCGCGCCCAGGCCCGCATCGAGCGCGTCGAAGGCCACCTGCGCCAGCGTCTCCAGCTGCGCGCCCGTCTGGAACGGCGCCAGCGGCGCGCGGCCCTGCGGGTCGAGCAGGTTGTTGCGGTTGTAATCCCAGGGGCGCACCGAGTCCAGGCCCAGCTGCGCGGCAATGTCCCCGGCCAGCTGCGCGGTCAGGGGCACGACCTCGTCCCGCACGGCCTCGTGGAACGCGGCGCAGTCTGCTGGCGTGTAGTCCACGCGGTCCAGGACCTTCCACTGGTAGTCGCGGAAGTTCGCCTCGTCCGCGTTGCGGGCCAGCTGCCAGCGCGTGGCGAGCAGGTCCCGCATCACGCCGTCCAGATCGGCCGCCACACCCAGGTTGCTCTCGGTCAGCGCGCGCCACGCCGCCTCACGCTCGGCGCGCACGGGGTGGTCGAGGCGCTGCTTGGCCTGCGGGATGGTCAGCGCCTCGCCGCGCAGCGTGACCCCCTGGTTGCCCGTGATCACCGAGTGGCGGTTCTTCTGCTCCTCGTGCGTGACGCCCAGCGCCACGTTCGCCTCGCGGTACAGCGCCGCCTCGTCCCGCATGCGGCGGTACGTCAGCGCGAAACCGGCGTCCGGCACGTAGTCCGGCACGGCCAGCAGCTTCTCCTTGAGTGCCTGCTCGGCGCGCGCCGCCTCGGGCATCACCGTGCCGGTGAAGGCCTGGAAGCGCGACTGCACCTCGGGCTGATCGGTGTGCAGGTCGGCGTGCGTCGCCAGTTTCGCCGCGACGCTGTGCAGCTCACCGCTCAGGTCGCTCCACTGCGTGAGCCACGCGGGCACGTCCGCCGCGCTGAGCGGGGCGTCCAGCAGCGCCTGCACGCGCGGCGCGAACGCCTCCCAGCGGGTCAGGGCGTCCGGGACGGCCAGGGTGGCTTCAACGGCACTCAGATCTGTGGCGGTCATTGGCGCGAGTGTACCGCCCCGCGCGGCGCCTTCTCACGCCGCCTTACTCGCGTGGCGCGCGGTTCGGTTTGCCCGGACGGCCCCCGCCCCGGCCGGTCTCGGGCAGCGCCTTGATCTCGGCTTCCGTCAGGCGGCGTAGCTCGGCGGCGGGCACGTCGGTCAGGACGCCCTGATCGGTCGTGACGTCCACCGTCCCGGCCAGCGGGTGCAGTTTCGTGACCTTCCCGCACGCGCCGCTCCCCTCGTGGCACACCCGGGCGTTCTTGCGCGGCAGGTCCTTGAGCAGATCCAGGTACTGGGTGTGCTCGAACTGCAGGCAGCACAGCAGCCGCCCGCACGGCCCGGACAGTTTCTCCGGGTTCAGCGGCAGCTGCTGGTCGCGCGCCATGCGGATACTGACCGGCGCGAAGTCCTGCAGGTGCGTCGAGGAGCAGTTCTCGCGCCCGCACGCGCCCAGCGTGCCGATCATCTGCGCCTGCTCGCGCGGGCCGACCGCCGCGAAGTTCACGCGGGCGCGGGTGTGCCCACGAAGCTCGCTGATCAGGCCAGTCAGCTCGATGCGTTCCTCGGCGCTGTAACTGACCGTCACGAGGCTCTCGTCCAGCGTGAACTCGACCGCCACGACCTTCACCGGGAGGCTACGCTGCCGGGCGCGGGCGCGCAGCAGCCACTTCAGGTCTTCACCGGTGCGGTGCAGCTCCTCCCAGCGGCTCACGTCCTCGGGGCTGGCGGCGCGCAACACCGCGCCGTAGCGTTCCTGCTCCTGCGGCGGCGTGGGCTCGCCGCGCACGGTCGCGACCTCGGGGCCGCGCTTGCCCTGCACGACCACGCGGGTGCCCACCGGGTGCGCGACCTCGCTCAGCATGGGATGCAGGCGGGGACTGCGCTCGAAACGGATGGGCAGGACAACCATGACGCGCAGGATGTCACGCCGCGCGGGGGGCCGTCGAGACCCCGTGCACAAAGCCCCCGCCGCGCGCGGGGCGGGGCAGGGGCCGGATGGGGGAGATCACACGGGATTCAAGTGATTCCACGTCATCCGGAGTCGCCCGGTGGCCCCCTCACCCTTCCGCCGCTTCGCTCCACTGCTGCGCAGCTCTACGAGTCTCACAGGGGGAGAGGGGACAACGGAACGCGATCAAGTCGGAAGCAGGGCACGTGGATCCCGAATCAGAGGATGCGCTGGCCGAGCAGGCTGGCGGCCATGCCGACCATGACCTCCGCCGTCTGGTTGCGGGTGTCCAGGATCGGGTTGACCTCCACGATGTCCATGCTCGTCACGCGGCCCGACTCGGACAGCAGTTCCATCAGCAGGTGCCCCTCGCGGTACGTCAGGCCGCCGGGGACGGGCGTGCCCACGCCGGGGCACACGCCGGGGTCCAGCGCGTCCGCGTCGAAGGACACGTGCAGCCGCTCGGTGCCGCTCAGGCGTTCGATCGTCTCCTCGTGGATGCGGGTGATGCCCAGCTGGTCCACGTCCTTCATGGTGTACGCCTTGATGCCCGCCTCGCGCAGCAGCTCACGCTCGTGGGGGTCCACGCTGCGGATGCCGATCATGACGATGTCCTCGGGCCGCATGTGCCAGCCGCCGCCCAGGCCGCTCAGGCGCGGGTCGCCCAGGCCGGTCAGGTGCGCGACCGGCATGCCGTGGATGTTCCCGCTGGGGCTGCTGCCCGGCGTGTTGTAGTCGGTGTGGGCGTCCACCCAGATCAGGCCCATGCGCGCGCCCGCCGGGTTCCCGCGCAGGGCGTTGCCGGTCACGGTGCCCATGCTGACGCTGTGGTCCCCGCCGATGGTCAGCGGGAAGGTGCCCTCCGGCAGCGCCGCGAGCCGGTCGCGGGTGCCCTGGCAGGCGTCCAGGATGGGGTCCAGGAACACCATGCCGCCCTCGCTGTGCTTGTCCGCCGTCTCGGGCAGCGCCACGCGCACGTCGCCCAGGTCGGTCACGCTGTGGCCGAGGTCGCGCAGCGCGCGGGTCAGGTGGGCGTTGCGCAGCGCGGACGGGCCCATGTCCACGCCACGGCGGCCCGCCCCGAGGTCCATCGGGATACCCAGAATCGAGAGGTTCATGCACTCCAGCCTAAGGGGTCCGGGGCGGTATGCCTTACGGCTGCAACATTATTTCCGCCTGCCGCGTCCAGATGAGAGGCGCTGAGTATTCATGTGCATAGTCATGCTGACGAGTGCTCAGGTGGCGGTGTGCGACCACAGGATCAGCGGGCTGTCCTCGTCGCTGTGGCCGGTGCCCACCGGCCGGAAGCCCAGTTTCGTCAGGACCCGCGCGCTGGCCGGGTTGCTCACGGCCGTCTCGGCAGTGACGGCCCGCACGCGCGGCCCCGCGTGCAGGTGCGCCACCAGCGCTCCCACCGCCTCGGTGGCCAGACCCTGCCCCCACACCGCCGGGTTGAACCCGTACCCGATCTCCTGCGCGCCGTCCGGCGAGGGGGGCGCCTTCGTGCCCAGCATCCCGACCGCCTCGCCGGTGTCCCGCTGCGCGGCGATGAACGAGCCCGCCACCTCTCCCTGTTGCCCGGTCAGGGCTGCCAGCAGGACCGGGAACACGGACAGCGGGTCGCCCGGCCACTGCGGCCCGAACCGCACGTCCAGCGGCCCGTCCGGGCCGTCCAGGGGCAGCGTGAAGGTGTCGGTCTCCAGGCGGCGGGCCAGCACCGCGCGGCACAGGGGCAGCAGGAGTAAACGGGGCGTGAGGAGTGCAGGCATCCCCCGCACGGTACCCTGCGCCGTTAGACACGCGGCCCCGACTGACCGGGACTGGCGGTACACTCGGCCATCATCACCGCGTTTCACCCGCCTCCGGACCGGCCGGAGCGCCCCCCTGTCCCCCATGACTGCGCCCCCATGACGCCCCCTGCCCTGCCCCCCCTGTCCCGCGCCCCGCTGGGGAAGCGGGTGATGGTGCTGGCCGATCATGTCCACCCGTTCGTGTACCGCTCGGCGTTCCCGCAGGGCGTGCCCGCGGTGGACGCGGTGCTGGCCGCCGGGGACCTGCCCGGCTACTACCTGGAGTTCCTGGCGACGAAACTCACGGTGCCCATCATCTACGTGCACGGCAATCACGAGAACGAGTACGTGAACGAGGGGGACGGCCGCATTCCTCCACGCGGCGTGATCGCCGCGCACGGCCGCGTGGTCGAGGAGGCCGGGCTGCGCGTGGCGGGCTGGGGCGGCGTGCCGCGCTACCGCGGTGACGGCGAGGGTCAGTACACCCGCGCGCAGGCCCGCTGGGGGCTGGGGCGGCTGGCGTGGCAGGCGCGGCGCGGCGTGGACGTCCTGCTGACGCACGCGCCCCCCACCGGCCCGCACGCCGGGAGTGACTACGCGCACCGGGGCTGCCCGGACATCAACGCGTTCATGGGTCGCCGTCACCCCCGGCTGGTCGTGCACGGGCACATCCACGAGTACGAGGGGAAGAAACTGGAGTACCTGGACCCGGAGAGCGGCGCGCGGGTCATCAACGCGTACGGGTACCACGTCGTGGACCTGTAGGTGTACGGAACTGCGGGCAGAAGACGGATTTGTGACGACTGGAACAGTGTCGGGCTGCGCCAATTAGCTTAAGGCTGGCTGTAGATCCGGCACATGCGGCGCTGACAGTCACGGGGCATACTTCGCCTCGGCCTGGTGAGGTCGCCCCCACGGGGCGAAGGCCGAGAGGGAGACGCCCACCTCTTCACCAACGGGCGCGCGAGCAGGTCGCAGGCCACCCGGCCAGTGCGCGGAAGGTGCAAGTCCTTCAACCTGACCCAACCAGAGCTTCCCCTGACCGCCCCGGACCCCACCTCCGGGGCGTCAGTCTGTTGAGGCCCCGCTGCCCGACGCGGGTTGCTAGGCTGCCCGGGATGCGCGCCCTGCTGCCCCGCCTGCTGGCCCCACTGCTGCTGAGTGCGGGCGTCGCCGGGGCCGCCCCCCTGACGGTCGAGGTGAGGTTCGACCTGCGGGCCGTCCTGGTGAACCGCGAGGCCCCCAGCGCCCTGAGCCTGCACGTCGCGGGCGGTGCGCCCCGGCCGCTGCGGCTGCGCGGCCCGGCCAGCGTCACCCACCCGGAGTCCTTCGGGCTGCTGCTGCCCGTCCGGCTGACCCTGCCCGCCGCGCCTGCCGGAGAGGTGAGCCTGCGGGGGCCGCTGTTCGTGTGCGGGCTGCGTGAACGCGTGTGCCGCCGCATAGAGCTCAACCTCCCCGTGCCCGTCACCGGGGGCGTGGCGCGGGTGACCGTCACGGACGCCGACCTCGCCCCGCGCCGCAGCCTGTGGCCGGGCCGCTAGCATGACCGGATGACCAGTCAGGCCCCCAAGACGAACGCCCGGCACCTGCGAGACTTTCACGACGCCATCGGCGAGGACCGCCGCGACACCCCCACGCCTCCGGACCGCGACCTGCTGACGCTGCGCCGCACCCTCATCCAGGAGGAGGCGGCCGAGGTGGACGCCGAATTCCAGTCCCTCGCCGCCCGACTGGACGCCGGGGAGACCCTGGCTCCTGGCGACCTGACCGCCCTGGCGCACGAACTGGCCGACCTGCTGTACGTCACGTACGGCGCCTTCGACCGCCTGGGCCTGGATGCCGACGCCGTGTTCGCCGAGGTGCACCGCGCCAACCTCACGAAAGCCAGCGGACCACGCCGCGCCGACGGGAAGATCCTCAAGCCTGAAGGGTGGCAGCCCGCCGACGTCCGCGCGGTGATTGAACGGGCAGTGGGCGGTAGGTAGTGGGGAGTGGGCAGTAGGGAGTGGGACAAGAGGAAGGGCACCGCCGATCTGGGGTGCCCTTCCTGCCTTTTCCACTCACCTTCCTACTGCCCACTGCCTCCGTCAGAACGGTGGTTCGTCGTCCGCGCGGGTCGGGGCAGGCCGGGCCAGTGCGGGGGCCGGGCGGGTGGGGGCGGGACGCGCCGCCTGGGTGGGGGCCTGCGTGGGCGTGCCGGGGCGGCTGCCGGGGGTGGCGTAGCGCTCCTGCCGTTTGCCGCCGCGGAAGATGGCGAGGGTCACGTACTCGAATTCGCCGTCGCTCTTCTCCCGGATGTGTTCGGGGTCGGTGCTCTTGGCGCCGCGGGAGTATTTGACGGCGGCGGGGAGTTTCATCTTGCGGCTGTCGACCGCCTCGAGTTCACGGCGGCGGTAGGCGTGACCCTTGTGGATGACGAGTTCCTCGCCGTCGGGGCTGGTCCATTTGCGGGCGCCGATGAGGTGCCAGTCGAAGTCGGGTTCGTTCTCCAGGGGGAACTGGTAGCCGCCGCTGGGGATCTCGCCGCTGGTCCAGCCGAGGCGGCCGTACTGGCGCTGGGTGTCGAGGAGTGCCGAGGCGTTCTCGACGTCCACGGTGACTTTCGCGCCCAGGTCGGTGGTGAATTCAATGTGTAGCATCTGACCTCCTTATGTAAATAACATAACACGGTTGGAGGGTTCTGAACAGTGCCCGCTCAGCCCTCGCGGCGCAGCACATAGAAGGCCCGCTCCCCCTCGCGCGCCAGATCCACCACCGCGAAGCCATGCGCCAGCGCCCCGCCCAGCACCTCACGCAGCGCCAGCCGCCACGCGCGCCGCACGGGCTCCGGCAGAGCGTCCACGCGCAGCGGCACCTCGGCCAGCAGCGTCGGGGCCAGGAGCACCTCACCCTCCAGAGGCAGAGCCGTGCCCGGCACGTCCCCCCGCGCCTCCAGCACCCGCAGCCCCTCCGGGGGCGGGGCCGGACGTTCCAGGGGGCCGCGCGCCAGATCCCACTTGATCAGCAGGCGGTCCGCCGGAAACGCCCCGGCTCGGTCCTCCTCCAGCGCGTACCAGTCCGGCAGGTACGTCCGCGCGGCGGCCCCCAGCTTCCCCAGGTTCAGGCGGGCATTCCGGGTCACCAGCGGATCGAAGGTCCACGTCATGCGGGTCAGGCCCTGCTCCAGCGCCAGCCGCCGCTGCACGTCCTTCAGCGCCACCGCCAGTCCCGAGCCCCGGCAGGCCGGATCAACGGCCAGCAGGTGCGAGTGATGCCACACCGCGCCGCCTTGCAGCGCCGGGAAGCCGAACGCCAGCCCCACCGGCCGCTCCGGCTGGTCCACCGGGTACGCCCCCAGCACGATCCCGCCCGTCACGCCGCTGATCCGGAACAGTGTGCCCGGCGTCACCTCACGGTCGGCGTAGCCCCACGCGGCCACCTGCACGCCCTCCAGCGCCCGGAACGCCCAGGGGTCCACCACCTCGCGGATCACGAACCCCGGCGGACTCCACTCCGGGAACGCCCGCCCCTCGACCGGCACGCGGATCACGCGCGGAATTCCTCCTGCACCTCGGCCACGCCCGACACGAACTCCCGGTCCAGGGTCACGCCCGTGCCCGGCCCCTGCGGCACCGGCATCAGGCCGTCCGTGGCTTCCAGCCCTTCCTCGATCACGTCCTTCTCCCAGTAGCGGCTCGCGCTGCTCGTGTCACCCGGCAGCGTGAAGTTCGGCAGGGTCGACAGGTGAATGTTGTGCGCCCGGCCGATCCCGCTTTCCAGCATCCCGCCGCACCACACGGGCGCCCCGAACGCCTGCGCCACGTCATGCACCCGCCGCGCCTCCGCGTGACCGCCCACGCGGGCCACCTTCACGTTCACCACGCCCCCCGACCCCAGCGCCAGCCCCTTGCGGGCGTCCTGCGCGCTCGCCACGCTCTCGTCGAGACACAGCGGCGTGCTCAGGCGGCCCTGCAACTCGGCGTGATCCACGAGGTCATCCCACGCCAGCGGCTGCTCGATATACGTCAGCCCGAACGCATCCAGCGCCCGCAGCCGCCCCGTGTCCGCCAGCGTGTACGCGCTGTTCGCGTCCACCGTCAGGCGGATGTCCGGGAACGCCTCCCGCACGGCCCGCACCGGCTGCACGTCCCAGCCGGGCTTGATCTTCAACTTGATCCGCCGGTAGCCCTGCTCCACGTGACGGCGCACCACGTCCACCGTCGCCGCCTCGTCCGGCTGGATGCCCAGGCTCACGCCGACCTCCACCGTGTCCTTCCGGCCACCCAGCAGCTGCCCCAGCGGCACGCCCAGCTGCCGCGCCCACAGGTCCCACGCGGCCATCTCCACCATCGCCCGCGCCATCCGGTTCCCCCGGAACGACCCCAGCGCGTCATGCAGCGCCTCCGGATTCGCGAAGGGGCGCCCCAGCACACGCGGCAGGAACACCTCACGCAGCAGGTGCAGCGCCCCGGCGATGGTCTCCTCGCGGTACATCGGCGCGAACTCCATCGTGCCCTCCGACACGCCCTGCACCCCACCGCCATGCAGCACGAGCAGCGGCACGACCTTCTCTGTCTGCACCCCGAAGCTCGTCTCGAACCGGAACTTCAAAGGCAAGCGCACCACCAGCAGTTCTGCCGCTTCAATCGTGAACATGCCCCAGTATGCGCAGCGCAGGGAGCGGGGGGCCGCGTGTCATACGCAAATCAGTGACCCGCCGCCAGCCAGGAGAAGGAATCAGACGGGAGAGGGGAGAGGAGGCACCAGTCCAACCCGGCCTGGGTGACAAGCAGGCTGGTGGCCGACGCTCGGGGCCCGTCCCAGGCGCGTTTCCCGGAGACCTAAGGGAGTCTCTGGGGGAGGGTGTTGACAGATTCAGGCAGGACCTGTATCTTTTCTGAGCCTCAAGCGAGGCGGGAAGCATGACAGGCGAAGAGATGAGTGAACAGGCCGATCCGACAGGGTCGGGTGAGCGGCACGCCCCCCGGTGTGCTCCAGACTCACGAAACGGACGACACCCCTTGGGGTGAAGTCAACAACGGTACCCAATGGGTACAGCCAAGCGCAAGCTTGGGTCAACACTTATCGATACCGCTCCGCTTGCGGAGCGTTATGGAACCATTTTTTGGAGAGTTTGATCCTGGCTCAGGGTGAACGCTGGCGGCGTGCTTAAGACATGCAAGTCGAACGGTCCCTTCGGGGATAGTGGCGCACGGGTGAGTAACGCGTAACTGACCTACCCCAAAGTCGCGGATAACGATTCGAAAGAATCGCTAATACGTGATGTGCTGTCAGATTGTGTTCTGCCAGTAAAGATTTATTGCTTTGGGATGGGGTTGCGTTCCATCAGCTAGTTGGTGGGGTAAAGGCCTACCAAGGCGACGACGGATAGCCGGCCTGAGAGGGTGGCCGGCCACAGGGGCACTGAGACACGGGTCCCACTCCTACGGGAGGCAGCAGTTAGGAATCTTCCACAATGGGCGAAAGCCTGATGGAGCGACGCCGCGTGAGGGATGAAGGTCTTCGGATTGTAAACCTCTGAATCAGGGACGAAAGACGCGTAAGCGGGATGACGGTACCTGAGTAATAGCACCGGCTAACTCCGTGCCAGCAGCCGCGGTAATACGGAGGGTGCAAGCGTTACCCGGAATCACTGGGCGTAAAGGGCGTGTAGGCGGACACTTAAGTCTGGTTTTAAAGACTGCGGCTCAACCGCAGGGATGGACTGGATACTGGGTGTCTTGACCTCTGGAGAGAGAACTGGAATTCCTGGTGTAGCGGTGGAATGCGTAGATACCAGGAGGAACACCAATGGCGAAGGCAGGTTCTTGGACAGAAGGTGACGCTGAGGCGCGAAAGTGTGGGGAGCGAACCGGATTAGATACCCGGGTAGTCCACACCCTAAACGATGTACGTTGGCTAACCGCAGGATGCTGTGGTTGGCGAAGCTAACGCGATAAACGTACCGCCTGGGAAGTACGGCCGCAAGGTTGAAACTCAAAGGAATTGACGGGGGCCCGCACAAGCGGTGGAGCATGTGGTTTAATTCGAAGCAACGCGAAGAACCTTACCAGGTCTTGACATGCTAGGAACTCCTGAGAGATCAGGAGGTGCCCTTCG encodes:
- a CDS encoding single-stranded DNA-binding protein; amino-acid sequence: MLHIEFTTDLGAKVTVDVENASALLDTQRQYGRLGWTSGEIPSGGYQFPLENEPDFDWHLIGARKWTSPDGEELVIHKGHAYRRRELEAVDSRKMKLPAAVKYSRGAKSTDPEHIREKSDGEFEYVTLAIFRGGKRQERYATPGSRPGTPTQAPTQAARPAPTRPAPALARPAPTRADDEPPF
- the menC gene encoding o-succinylbenzoate synthase, producing MFTIEAAELLVVRLPLKFRFETSFGVQTEKVVPLLVLHGGGVQGVSEGTMEFAPMYREETIAGALHLLREVFLPRVLGRPFANPEALHDALGSFRGNRMARAMVEMAAWDLWARQLGVPLGQLLGGRKDTVEVGVSLGIQPDEAATVDVVRRHVEQGYRRIKLKIKPGWDVQPVRAVREAFPDIRLTVDANSAYTLADTGRLRALDAFGLTYIEQPLAWDDLVDHAELQGRLSTPLCLDESVASAQDARKGLALGSGGVVNVKVARVGGHAEARRVHDVAQAFGAPVWCGGMLESGIGRAHNIHLSTLPNFTLPGDTSSASRYWEKDVIEEGLEATDGLMPVPQGPGTGVTLDREFVSGVAEVQEEFRA